TTTGGACAAGGACAAAAAAAGACGGAAATACGGTTCTCCCGCCGGGAAAATACACCGTCAGGATGAACCGTAAACCGCCTTCTCCCCATTATTTACCTGTCTGGTCCTGCATCGAGGATGCGATCTTCACCATTTCCGTAACAGGCAGATTATCGCTTGTAATCCGGAATTCAAGTCCATCAATCGTCCAGCTCAAGGTCTGTAAATCATCGCCTGCGAGCCAGCCTGTCGTGAATCCTAAGTCTACCACTTCACTTGGAACAAGTGATGTAGCCCGATCCGCTGCTCTTGTCTCGGATATCGTAAATTGATAAGCCCCTTCATATCTTTGTATGACAATGCTGCGATCACTATCTTCTACCGCCTTGCTGTCACTGTATACTACTCCTTCTGGTAAATAAGTAGGAACGATGACCCCGAATGGTTCCGAGAGGGCCGGAGAAGATGGTTCTTCAGTCCCTTGCCCGTTCGCCGCAGCATCCGGTGAGCCTGTGTCCGTTCCTGCTCCAGTCTCGTCAGCCGACGGTACTTTCTCAATCAGCATTCCGTTCTCGTCTACCTCAAGCATAGTTCCCTTTGCATCCTGCGCAGCTGCATCCAGATTACGCTGCATATCGAATGATTTGTCATCAAATTTGGTATTGAAATCGAACTTATCGAATTTCACTTCCACAACGACCTTCGCCTGGGCATCAGACACTTGAACCTGCTTCGGTGCGTAGTTCTCCTTGTTCAGCCAAATCTTCTGGCGTACTAAGGCATGAGTATTGTAATTCGCAGCCACATCGAATACATAACTGTCCTTATCGCTTACAAACTGCCGTGAGCTATCGCTTAGAATGCTGCGTATCAATGTCTGGTACAAGTACACCTGACCTTGGTTCTCCGGCCAGTCGCTCTGGAAGCGGAAGCTCTTGTTGAGGCTTGGTGTCAGTACATAGACGCCTTGGTCATTGCGCAGCACGATCTGAGTGATATTCTTCTGCGCGTTCGTGAGTGCTATCCGGTAATAGGATGGCTTCTGATGCCATACCTCCACCTTGTATTCCTGTGGACTATCACCGGTATACAAGGTCATCGTACCGGATGTCTGGTAGCTCTCCAGTTTGGTTACGACTTTGTCCAAATCCTTAACGACACCTGCGGCGTCTTTTTTCCCGCATGCGGTCATTACGATGCCAAACACTATTATGATTGTCAGCATCCACGTGATCCGACGCATGAGATCATCCCCTCTGCAGTTTGTTTTCCTAAACTGATACATGTCTATGAGGGAACTTGGCCGATTATGCAGACTAGCTTGACAAGCCGGCAAGGAAGTATGTGTATTGACCAGAGCGAGGCAAATGGAGTAAACTTCAGTTATATTCAACAACCGTGAAGAAGGGTAAGTAAATTTGCGTCTCAGGGACCTACAGAGAGCCGGTGGAAGCTGCGAACCGGTGTCCAGCGCAATATTGAATGGCCTTCCGAGTTGCTAACCGAACCGCCGCTGTTGCACAGTAGGCTTAGCCGGGCTTCCCACCGTTATCAACGGGAACGGTATCCGAGATTTCATCATTTGATATCTTTCGTACCGTGAAGAGAAATCGCCAATCAGGAACTGTCAGGCTCTACTCAAGGTAGCCTAGTTCTGATGCGCGGTGAATTAAGGTGGTACCACGATAACTTCGTCCTTATTGGAGCGAGGTTTTTTTGTTTTTAAGAGCTTTGTTTAACACGCACTTTAAGGAGGTGATGACCATGGAAGATGGCTGGTGGTGGCAAGCAGATATCATGCAGTTGAATAGTTGCAGCTTTGGCTGCGCCATATCCATAACGGTCATCCCTCAGGATGGCTGTCCCCATTACAAGGAGGAGACTATCCATGAAAGAACGTATCCTAACTGGCGACCGAGTAACCGGCAAGCTCCATCTTGGGCATTATGCAGGAAGCCTGCAAAACCGCGTTGCTCTGCAGAGTCAATATGAATCCTATATCCTACTGGCCGATGTACAGGCACTGACAACCCATTTCGCAAATCCCGAGAGACTTCGTAACGCTCTGAGAGGCATCACGCTCGATTATTTAGCAGTCGGCATTGATCCTGAGCAATCTACGATATTCGTCCAATCGATGATTCCAGAGATCGCCGAGCTGACCGTCTTCTTCTCTATGTTCGTTACCGTCAATTCACTGCGTCATAATCCAACGATTAAGGCCGAATCCAAGAACAGCGGTCTGGACGAAATGTACTACGGCTTTCTGGGCTATCCCATCAGTCAAACTGCAGACATCCTGTTCTGCAAAGCCACGGTTGTGCCTGTGGGCGAGGATCAACTGCCCCATCTGGAATTAACTCGTAAAATTGCCCGCCGGTTCAACGAGTTGTATCGACCGGTATTTGCGGAGCCACGTCCGATCATCAGCGAAAATTCCCGCTTAATCGGTACGGACGGTAACGCCAAAATGAGCAAAAGTCTCGGCAACGCGATCGAGCTTGATTCCACAACGGCGGAGGTTGAGCTGAAGATACGCAAAGCCGTGACGGACCCTTCCCGCATACACAAGCATGACCCCGGGCATCCGGATATTTGTCCAATCTACGCCTATCATCATGCTTTCCGGCCTGAAGGGGCCGCTGAGATTTACGCCGAATGCACCAAAGGAGCGATCGGTTGTACCGAGTGCAAGCAGCGACTTTGCACGGCGCTGAACACCCTTCTGGAACCGATGCGTGAACGCCGTTCCTTCTACGAATCCAGACCGGGTGATGTCGACGATATTCTCAGCTCCGGTACGCGTAGAGCCCGTGCGATTGCACAGGAGACCATGCAGGAAGTTCGAGAAGCGATGAGCATGAATTATTTCTGAATATATGAACGATAAAGAGGGTGTCCCTGGGCCATAGTCATGGCTTGAAAGGACACCCTCTTGGATTAGTTATTGGTTCATAGCGACATAGATTATCTTCGCGACTTCCGCACGGGTGAGCTCACCCTGTGGGTCAAATTGATGATTCCCTTTGCCATTGATCACATTTTGCGTCTGCAGACGGTTTACCGCTTCCTTCGCCCAAGCTGAGATCTCAGCACTATCTTTGAAGACTGTATCCACCGTGCCTGCCGAGGATTTATGCAAATAAGACATCCAGCGGTCTATGACAACAGCTGCTTCCTCACGCGTAATCTCTGCCTGTGGACGGAATGCGCCTCCGCTTCCTTGGATTAGTCCAAGCTCCGAAGCCACTGTCACATACCCCCCGTAGTAAGCGTTTGAGGCTACATCATTAAATGGCGAAGCTCCTTCTTTCGCTTGCAGTCCGGATGCCCGGACGAGAAGCGTGACGAAGTCGGCACGGCTAATCTTCTGATTTGGCTGGAAATGCTGCGAATCAACGCCGGTAATCACATGCTTGGCAGTCAGCTTCTGAATGAATTCCTGGGCCCAAGTACCTGCGACATCCGCAAAAGCCTTATGATACTCAAGTACAGCGAACGAAGATAGCTGATCCGTTGTAAATTCCAGGCTGCCTTTATCAAAGGTACCACCCAAATATGCAGCTTGACCGCCAGAAATCCGATAAATATCGGCATAATCCCAGTTAAGCTGTTCAGGAGCGAGCGTTCTCTCTACCTTAACCGGTCCACCAAGACGCTCAATCGGTATCTCTTGGCCTGCTTTCACAGCAACCATTCGCAGTATATAGACAAGATCCGTGGAGCGATAATCTGCATTACTGTTCAAAATTTTCTGTAAATCGGTCTGAAGAGATGCATTGGTAATCGTCTCGATATACAGAGTCACTTTGTCCGCTTCAATTGCATCGCTTGTCAGTGACGTTGCAGGAATCGTGAGACTGACGGACCCAGCTTCAACTCGAATCGTCAGCTTGCGTTCTTGCAATTGTCCCAATACCGCTGTGTCCAAATCGAGCTTGGCCGCCTCACCCGCCTCCTGCAGTTGAATCAGGATTGTTCCATCTGCGGTTTGGAGCGCCTGTTCCAGAACCGGCTTACTGACAGAATAAGTGCCATCTTTACCTGCTTCAGCTACAATAACTCCATCCTTCAGCTGGCTTGAGGAACCCGGATTTGGAGCAATCCCTCCATTGTTGCCCGCACCCGGAGTGGTTGTTCCCGGATTAGGAGTTGGGTCTGGTTTCGGCTCAGGATTCGGATCTGGACGGCCCGGGTCTGTTACACTCCCTGTATAGAATCCCCAAATATCGGAGGTGGCACTACCGCTAAACTCGTCATTTGCTCTAACATACCACTGATAGTAACGATCAGAGGTGAGACCGCTCCAAACTACTGAAGCATTTGCACCGCTCTCTACCTGCGCCTTCTGACCGATAAGCTGGTCGGTATAGACCTTCACACCAATGTAATCCGTAGCAACGCGCTTCGTCTTCGGCTGCAGATCAAGATCCAGCGAGAACTCGTCTTTGCCTGGGTAAACTTCTGGATCATAATAGTTGTAATCATCTAAGTAAGGTGAGTAAGTCTTCATGTGCAACTTGTTATTCTTCATATCGAACTGCATCAAACGGATATATCCGAGTCCACCTTCCTCTGCACCCTGATAATCAGCCAGCATTTGATACACCTTGCGGTCGCTGATACCGTCCCCGTTATCATCCAGTTCATCAATTTTCAGCTGTGCGTCATGATAATGACCACTCAAGGCAGCAATCACGTTCTTATTAGGCTTAATAACCTTCTCGAAGATTTGATCCGCGATCGGAGCACGATTGTTCGATACTAGCAAGTATTCATGCAAGGCCAGAATCGCCTTTCTCTCCGGATATTTTGCGACGACCTGATTCATCCATTCGATCTCTTTGTCACCCAATCCCCAACCCATATAGACGATGATAAAATCATTGCCTCCTGCGGAAACAAGGTCATAGTGACCGCGGTTATTCTCGTACGAGCCGGCGAATGTCGGCATCTTCCTGAATCTGTCCTCGCCAAAGTATTTCCAGTAGTTCGTATAGTCATTTTGCTGGTGGCCTACATCATGATTGCCAGCCAATACGCCATAAGGAATGTTGGCATCCTCCAGAACCTTCATATCCTTATCTGCTTCCAGCCACTGATATTCCTGGTATTCCTTATCGACGATATCGCCGGTGTGAATCACATATTTTAATTTGATCCTGTCCTTATTGTCAGCGATCCACTCCACATTCTTCTGATAAATATAAGGATAGTCCTGTGAGTAATACTGTGTATCCGACATCCATAAGAAGGAGAAATCATATGGATCATCACTGACCGGCCCTGATTTGGAGGCAGCGATCTCATCCTGAATCATGATCTGTATTGTATTAGCCTTCGCCTGCTTGATCATGTAGTCACCAACCAGGACATTAGCGCTAAGCTCGAAATCCTCTGTTCCAGCAATCTTGTAGACAAGCTGCTCCCATTGCTGCGCAGGCTCGCTCCATGCATACAGACTAACTTTCCGTCCTTCAAGAGAATGCCCATTCCATACGATGTCTACTTGATCGGACGGCTTGATAGACGGATCCAAAGTAATCTCATAACGCTGATATGGGAACTGATCCACCGCATCATTCACCAAATACTTACCATCCACCGCGCGGATATCTTCATATTCCTGTGCAGTTAAAGCCTGTTCGCCTTGCGGAACCATCATCTTTGGCGGTTCGGTATCGGAGGCATTCTTATAACCTTTGAATCCTTCCGAACGATTCCCGTCATATTTATATCCTCGATAGAAGAACACATCCATCGGATCTTCGGTTGGGTCCGTCACTTTCACCGTCAGATCAGGACGAAGAGATACCTTCTCTTGGCCCTGCTGCGGAGATATGAGCTCCGGCAGGTTCGGATTCTCGTTCGGCACGCTGAAGCGAATCGTCTTTTGCGACTTATTGCCCACTTTATCGGCGGCTTCCAGAACGAGAACATGCTCTGCCCCCTTTAATTTTCCTGACGAAGTAGCATAAGGCAAGGCGATGGATTGATCATCCAGCTTCGCATCAAGCCGATCTATCCCTGCTCCATGATCCTCCGCGATCGCATCAATTGTGAACTCACCGCGATATTCCTTGCCGTCCTCTACAGTGGCCTGAATCGAAGGAGCAGTATTATCAACAATAACCGTGGACGTTAATTTATCTGTACCATGCAGCAGCTCAACACTATGCTCTCCATCGGCTACTTTACGAGTATCCCAGGAGTAAGCCTTAGATTTAAGCAGCTCTGGCGACAAATTGAAACGGAAGCCGA
The window above is part of the Paenibacillus lutimineralis genome. Proteins encoded here:
- a CDS encoding outer membrane lipoprotein-sorting protein, whose translation is MRRITWMLTIIIVFGIVMTACGKKDAAGVVKDLDKVVTKLESYQTSGTMTLYTGDSPQEYKVEVWHQKPSYYRIALTNAQKNITQIVLRNDQGVYVLTPSLNKSFRFQSDWPENQGQVYLYQTLIRSILSDSSRQFVSDKDSYVFDVAANYNTHALVRQKIWLNKENYAPKQVQVSDAQAKVVVEVKFDKFDFNTKFDDKSFDMQRNLDAAAQDAKGTMLEVDENGMLIEKVPSADETGAGTDTGSPDAAANGQGTEEPSSPALSEPFGVIVPTYLPEGVVYSDSKAVEDSDRSIVIQRYEGAYQFTISETRAADRATSLVPSEVVDLGFTTGWLAGDDLQTLSWTIDGLEFRITSDNLPVTEMVKIASSMQDQTGK
- the trpS gene encoding tryptophan--tRNA ligase, coding for MKERILTGDRVTGKLHLGHYAGSLQNRVALQSQYESYILLADVQALTTHFANPERLRNALRGITLDYLAVGIDPEQSTIFVQSMIPEIAELTVFFSMFVTVNSLRHNPTIKAESKNSGLDEMYYGFLGYPISQTADILFCKATVVPVGEDQLPHLELTRKIARRFNELYRPVFAEPRPIISENSRLIGTDGNAKMSKSLGNAIELDSTTAEVELKIRKAVTDPSRIHKHDPGHPDICPIYAYHHAFRPEGAAEIYAECTKGAIGCTECKQRLCTALNTLLEPMRERRSFYESRPGDVDDILSSGTRRARAIAQETMQEVREAMSMNYF
- a CDS encoding S-layer homology domain-containing protein, whose translation is MKILVRGTRWISLLVMSCLLMGLVVPAGLAKAMDLQINHVPSAAYKQQDYMIDAAITSNGQTVTGAVYYAVDAQPQAPISLDWIADSTYQAVIPADSLEGQQLDYYIEVAEEGGSSIRSTGYHVELQDISGVPGGTNSSPDLLITELVPDTDNVSGSDAYEYVEVYNNTDKTIQFGQNYYFYYNNKDKWTPASNISIPAHSPIVFWVMNGVNETIDEKEFIRNFSAAADLVEGVNLFRINGNGGMANTASRNIQIRSAVDDTVIVSASYDKEHVSLNKGIVYQLPDTNRVDMVLLPTAGKTPATPGIVQDEQLTQRVEGTQPEIIHSPAGAVNVQDLEILATVKNLADGVNPIPEVQLLYKTPSQVRYTIVTMSNSGGEQYRATIPAATLAESRLDYKIRVRSTVESYSVKVNIPEFNADHAPQLLVTELVPNSTNVTGTSSDAYEFIEIYNNTDQPVNFNNYKIYYRYPDKGPGSDVKWASTNTNFKIPAQKSVVFWIVNSMNSGYTVEDFNNFYHTNLVLNDNLFQIQSDGMANSGSRGVVIKTNTGREISAAYYNSAILYDDGTAGDETKEDKTIEFKYPIDGSTTMIKISSGINAPTPGMVNPTQVPAVPVHVVPDTIEPDIEDMTGVTVVDQADTIHLQAFAKDDRQVASVQVFIKSDKQPEYVQHNLIEDYNDKLYHYKLTSADLIGRSYIEYYFVVSDGTNEITSSTVRVNVIGGPDHSPLRLNVKDGEVVHGEITLKGTAEQAGPDELQLRINGQALNEQDTFPALEQDAYFVFEANSVDYYFKNAITMGDPALKDKTILYTFMDPITSYTTLSFPIEASRLQLGEDNTIYIRAGSKSSPFDDRIEENKDDFEIKNVRLLLADGTEIWDPNYAVRDKEIKMGDSAGKQEWIGFRFNLSPELLKSKAYSWDTRKVADGEHSVELLHGTDKLTSTVIVDNTAPSIQATVEDGKEYRGEFTIDAIAEDHGAGIDRLDAKLDDQSIALPYATSSGKLKGAEHVLVLEAADKVGNKSQKTIRFSVPNENPNLPELISPQQGQEKVSLRPDLTVKVTDPTEDPMDVFFYRGYKYDGNRSEGFKGYKNASDTEPPKMMVPQGEQALTAQEYEDIRAVDGKYLVNDAVDQFPYQRYEITLDPSIKPSDQVDIVWNGHSLEGRKVSLYAWSEPAQQWEQLVYKIAGTEDFELSANVLVGDYMIKQAKANTIQIMIQDEIAASKSGPVSDDPYDFSFLWMSDTQYYSQDYPYIYQKNVEWIADNKDRIKLKYVIHTGDIVDKEYQEYQWLEADKDMKVLEDANIPYGVLAGNHDVGHQQNDYTNYWKYFGEDRFRKMPTFAGSYENNRGHYDLVSAGGNDFIIVYMGWGLGDKEIEWMNQVVAKYPERKAILALHEYLLVSNNRAPIADQIFEKVIKPNKNVIAALSGHYHDAQLKIDELDDNGDGISDRKVYQMLADYQGAEEGGLGYIRLMQFDMKNNKLHMKTYSPYLDDYNYYDPEVYPGKDEFSLDLDLQPKTKRVATDYIGVKVYTDQLIGQKAQVESGANASVVWSGLTSDRYYQWYVRANDEFSGSATSDIWGFYTGSVTDPGRPDPNPEPKPDPTPNPGTTTPGAGNNGGIAPNPGSSSQLKDGVIVAEAGKDGTYSVSKPVLEQALQTADGTILIQLQEAGEAAKLDLDTAVLGQLQERKLTIRVEAGSVSLTIPATSLTSDAIEADKVTLYIETITNASLQTDLQKILNSNADYRSTDLVYILRMVAVKAGQEIPIERLGGPVKVERTLAPEQLNWDYADIYRISGGQAAYLGGTFDKGSLEFTTDQLSSFAVLEYHKAFADVAGTWAQEFIQKLTAKHVITGVDSQHFQPNQKISRADFVTLLVRASGLQAKEGASPFNDVASNAYYGGYVTVASELGLIQGSGGAFRPQAEITREEAAVVIDRWMSYLHKSSAGTVDTVFKDSAEISAWAKEAVNRLQTQNVINGKGNHQFDPQGELTRAEVAKIIYVAMNQ